CCAACGATGCTTTCTCCTACTGTTTTAATAAACTTATAGAACTTCTCAGATTTGTGTttgtagaaataagaaaaagagaatgaagaaaggCCTCCCAGGCACATAGAGGGGACTTCCACAACCAATTCTTGTTTGGATGTCTCGATCGCCATATTTTTGGAAATGATTAATTAGAGTTCATTGATTAAACTTCAAACTATAAAGAAACCATTTAATTTGCATGTATTATTTGGGAtctctttatttttccccttgaTTTGGTCACCAATTTCTGCATGAAATAATGAGACATATGATACTTTGTAAAGATTACTTTTTACatcatatatgtaaaaaataaatcaaaattggcaaatgttggtgtttgcttgggctgccataacaaaatatcatagactaggaggtttaaacaacagaaacttacctcttacagttgtggaggctggaaagtccaacatcaaggtgcCAGCTGTttcagttcctggtgagggctcttttcCTAGTTTGCAGACAGGCACCATCTTGCTGTGTGCCCACATGGCCTTTCTTGGTGTGTGCgcctgaagagagagagagaacaagctccctgctgtctcttcttataagggcactattGTCATCAGGAGGGCTTcagcctcatgacctcatctagcCCTAATTAGCTCCCCAGTGCCCCATCTCCAATTACTATCACACAAGgggtagggcttcaacatatgaatttggggagacaCATACATCCATTCCAAACACAAATGTAACACCAAACAAGGCAACAAAGTTGCATGCAAACTTTCTTTGTGTACTTTTCAAATAGAGGCGGTCTAAACTTTTCATCAAGTGATCAAAGGTTAATACCTACTAGTGAAGAGTTTAGGGCCTTTTTTAAAATGGGCCTCAGATGCACAGAATTATGTTACCAGTGAATTACTCTAGAAAAGATCTCTTGCATTACTATTCATATATAGTTTTACTTCAGTGACATGATAGTGATTGTTTAACACCAACTGGCTTTGAGAAGGATGTACTGACTTGTATACATGTCCAATTTCTGTAGTTTAAATAGTCCCATCATGGCCCAGTTCCAGCTACCAATGTGAAATCACCTGGAGCTGGGACAGAATGCATACAATGGACTATTGGAAGCCCGTACAAGTTGGCTGCAGCACACTACTGCCTTATCTACATGCCGATTAATCCTGTTTCTGCCTGAagccaataaatttaaaaatagcaataaaataaaattagaaaaggaaattggaaaggcaatttaaaaatattacagaatATGGCTCTTCGCCATCTTTTCTCTTCCCGTGGAGCCGTCGCCACGAAGGTTGAGCTGTGCAGTTTTAGCGGGTACAAGATCTACCCCGGACAGGGGAGGCACTACGCCAGGACCGACGGGAAGGTTTTCGAGTTTCTTAATGCGAAATGCGAGTCGGCATTTCTTTCCAAGAGGAATCCTTGGCAGATAAACTGGACTGTCCTCCACAGAAGGAAGCACAAAAAGGGAGAGTCggaagaaattcaaaagaaaagaactcGCCCAGCAGTCAAATTCCAGAGGGCCATTATGGCTACTGCTAAGGCACCTACAAAGGCAGCACCTAAGCCAAAGATTGTGAAGCCTGTGTAAGTTTCAGCTCCCCGAGTTGGTGGAAAACGCTAAACTGGcagattagatttttaaataaagattggattatattaaaaaaaattacagaatatgttttcaaaactaaaaaaaagtgtCACAGAAAGTTTTAGGAATTAAGTAGGACAGGAAACAAATAATGGAATATGCATAACATGTGAGCATATGTcattatgttatttaattctcacaattctGTAGCACAGGTATTAACCCTTATCTTAAAATGATGAATGTAAGTTCAGAGATTATTCATTAGACCAGAATCacataaacaacaaatattataGTCAAGACTTGAACCCAGATCTACTTGACTACAAaacccactctctctctctctctctccaaaccAACGTCTGGAAGCTTTAGGATATTGTCCATGAATAAGTAATATAAATTCTGATGTGTTAATCACTGTATCAGTGGCATAATACTGGTATATTAATTACCTCTTGTATATTAAACTGAATTATAAATCattaaatttaagaaatcattttGTTGGTCTCATTTTTGGAAGTTATTCATTCTCCTTAGATAATATGCattcttcaaaattataaaacCCTTTATCAGTACTTTTAGTCAGATCATCTTGACTTGACACTCTGAAAGAACattatgaaaggaaaaaatgtaatttgtGTCCTTTTTAACAATACCTGCTTTTGCATTCACCTCAAGGCTACTACATGTACATTGAGGCCTCCCATATGGTGTATGGACAAAAAGCACGCCTCTTGTCCAGGCCTCTGCGAGGAGTCTCTGGAAAACACTGCTTGACCTTTTTCTACCACATGTATGGAGGGGGCACTGGCCTGCTGAGTGTTTATctgaaaaaggaagaagacagTGAAGAGTCCCTCttatggaggagaagaggtgaaCAGAGCATTTCCTGGCTACGAGCACTGATTGAATACAGCTGTGAGAGGCAACACCAGGTAAGCC
This genomic window from Pan paniscus chromosome 11, NHGRI_mPanPan1-v2.0_pri, whole genome shotgun sequence contains:
- the LOC112440850 gene encoding large ribosomal subunit protein eL24-like translates to MALRHLFSSRGAVATKVELCSFSGYKIYPGQGRHYARTDGKVFEFLNAKCESAFLSKRNPWQINWTVLHRRKHKKGESEEIQKKRTRPAVKFQRAIMATAKAPTKAAPKPKIVKPV